tttaagatatgaaggtgcctgaccattaagagctttgtaggtcaaaAGAAGGATTTGAAATTCTtctctagattttatggggaacCAGTGttgagaagctaacactggagagatatgctctctcttcctagttctagtttTGGACTAGctaaagagtctttagagacttattggggcagtcTGATAAGAGGTAATTACAGTAATcaaacctggaggtaacaaatgcatggactagtttttctgcgtcactctgagataggaagtgtctaatttcagaaatattgcgcaagggAAAAAAGACTGACCTTGAAATTTGCTGAATGTGGGAGTGGAAGGacaaatcttgatcaaataggactcccagattcctagcagaggtgctggatgccagactgatGCCATCTAAGGCAATTATACCAtgagaaaaagtctctctgaggtgtttggggccaataacagTAACTTCAGTTAATCACAGCAGTGACCTAGTTGTTGCTGCTTTCTGATGGTGTTAGTATAGATATTATGATTATGCATTCCCCTCAAACCTTTTTCATCTGTCCCTCAAAATGCAGGTGCAAGAAGACCATGTTGCACCAGTTTATGTCATCAACCTCCTGATCTCAGACCTCATCCAGATGTTTTGCTTTATGACATGGGCTGCAGTACCCAAGAGAAGGATTGTCGTCTATGTCTCAAAATGTATCCACTTCATTGGCGTGATGGCCAGTGTCGGCTTCATGGTGTGTGTGTCCCTAGAGAGGTATGTAGTGTGTCTGCATTGGAATATAAACAATGTGCAGTACAAAATTGTGACAGGTATTCTGACTGGCAAATGTTCAACCCTATCCTCTGATCTTTTGCAGGTATTTGGTGATCGCCTGTCCACTGTGGTACCGCTTCAGACGAACCATTAACCTCTCTGTGACGGTGTCAATTCTGACCTGGGCCATAAGTTTTATGGACTTACTTACCAGAGTGCTAACATTTGACTCCTACCCCTCACGCATTTTTCACTCCTTCTTGCTTCTCTGTCCCTTCCCCCTGCTCATCTTCTCCTTTGCCGAGACCCTCAGAGCCCTGTCTACAGCTATTTCAGTGCCTCCCAATGAAAAACGGCGAATTGTTGGAACTTTAGTCCTGGTGCTTCTTAACTACACACTACTTTTCTTGCCCTGGATTATTTGGCTCACCAGAGTCTCGTACTCAGACATAACCATATATCTTGAGAATGATTCTGGTTTGTGCTTATCATTCCTTCAGTTCAGTCCCCTTGCGGATCTGATTATGTATGTTTTCATGAGGAAAGGGGCAGTAGACAAGCTACTGGCTTGTCTATGTTGTTGCAAGATGATAGAGGAACAACAGGGCCAGATCACCACAGAAGAACTCAACTCTGTGTAGACACAGAGTTGAGCAAGAGGGTACGAATGGGCAGAGCTTTCAGTTCAGGATAATGCTGATACTTTTTGCAGCAGTCGTATTGATACAAATACCAAACATTCCTCAACTGCGTGTGACTTTGTCAACAatgtcttttgtgtgtgtgtgttaggtagCAGagtgcaaaatctgcagtatgccaaaactaccttgATGCTGTACTGATTTCTCAGTATGCAAGGGAGCAGTCTCCCTCATGCAGCCTACTGTTTTCCaaaatgcacagcgctaacgttctccttttttttcatatgaCGGGCGGCACTCAGGTTTcagatgctgtgaaaatgatttcaTGTTTCTAGCTGCATTTTATACTTGATAAAAGTATAAAATACAGCTAGAAACACACAAGGCGTCACCCAGGGTTTGGTGCTTGGTCCTCAGCTtctctacatgctcccccttggtgACATCATATGCAAGACAGTCTCCATTTCCACTGCTATGCCGATGACGTCCAAATTTACCTCTCCAAATTTAGAAACCTGGATGCAAAACAACTCTCTTTAACTAAACTGCAACAATCAGATACCATCATCATTGGCCCCAAGTCCCTCACCAAAACCACCCAAAACTTCTCCCTCACAATTAATAACACCACTCTGACTCCATCACTCCATGTTTGTAACCTCTGTGTTATTTTTGACACCCAACTCATCCTGGTTCATCATCCaaactccagtacatccagaactcagctgcctgtctactcactcactcctgTTCCCGCGATCACATAaaccctgtcctccaaaacctccactggctccctgtcccccaacgcattcacttcaaactcctctACCTGACTTACAAAACCCCCCATAacctggccccctcctatctcactgactTGCTTCCCCCGTGGTCTCAGCTCCTCcgatgaaaacctcctctccccaccctgtaggaccaagcaccgaacctgagGTGACAGAGCCGTTGCTTTTATGATCTGTATAGTGTCTTTGAGTGTCctaaaaagtgctatataaatacatttattgttattattattgttattattattattattattattattattattattattattattaggattcttattcttattattttttgtaattaCATTGAAGCTGTTGTAACATAACTTGTTTTGTATAACAATGACGGTCTAAATTTAATGTAGCCTTTTTATAATTTAAACTTattgaaaactgaaaatcatGAAACATCCATTTAAATTTTTAATGCTGCAATCTTGAAATAACACTAGTAACACCAGTGTCCTAGTTTGAAAAGCTCATATCAAGGTATCCATTTAtgacttcagaaaaaaaaagacacaacataGTTtccttaaaacattaaaaactatGTCCTCATACACGATCTTGAAAGTATGGCGTAATATAACACACACAAGAGTTACTCACAGTTCTTAAAAATATGGAAGGACATATATGGTTTTGTGGTTTGGTGTTATAGATCTTCGAAGTAAAGTTAAGAGAGGGTATTTCCACACCTTTAAATGCATGAGCAATAGAAAGTGATTGCTCTGGTAACCATGacaatctttatttactgtaaagtAATTGGATACCAAGAGTAAGTAACCACTGTTTCTACATGTGTGATGCCTTTTAATGTGCTATATAACTCTACACAGGTGACTAGAAGTAGAAAGGTATGTCATTCATGCAGAAGTTGGGCTGCAGACTCTCGAAGGTGCAGTCAGATGTGTCCATGGCACAGCGGCCACAGTGACAGCTCAGAGCCACAGGGTAGGTCACAGTCGGGTCCACACCAGGAGGACAGTCAGGGAGCTCAAATGTCCTGTAGTAAAAGTCCCGGTATGTGCACACATGCTGATAAACATTGCTGAATGGTGTCTTGACGACAGGGTCCTAAAAGGGAGCGAAAAAGTTCATTAGTGAAATATGATGCCATGCTGCTATCAACACTAacactaaagcctgatttatacgtCTGCGTCGACCCTACGAAGCCGTGGTTGACGTGGGCGGTCAGCAACACCCCCAAAAACACGCTTGAGGGcaatgtggtctctctgatagtcgggtcaTCTGTTTCTAGCCCTGCTACGTTTTCTGTtgactttttcacagcgattccaaAGGTACTATGTTCATTTACAGCTGaatcatgttgctgtttatcatacagccaTGATTACAggaaagaatagagaggagacgtaggaggagatgaaatacacgg
This genomic interval from Notolabrus celidotus isolate fNotCel1 chromosome 4, fNotCel1.pri, whole genome shotgun sequence contains the following:
- the lhb gene encoding lutropin subunit beta, yielding MIAARVSRVMFLLMSGLFLGATFSIWPLTPAAAFQLPPCQLINQTVSLEKEGCPKCHSVETTICSGHCITKDPVVKTPFSNVYQHVCTYRDFYYRTFELPDCPPGVDPTVTYPVALSCHCGRCAMDTSDCTFESLQPNFCMNDIPFYF
- the LOC117811991 gene encoding G-protein coupled receptor 4-like — protein: MDIDIPTVSYVIAWIVVWIGFPFTLLAIYALYSLVQEDHVAPVYVINLLISDLIQMFCFMTWAAVPKRRIVVYVSKCIHFIGVMASVGFMVCVSLERYLVIACPLWYRFRRTINLSVTVSILTWAISFMDLLTRVLTFDSYPSRIFHSFLLLCPFPLLIFSFAETLRALSTAISVPPNEKRRIVGTLVLVLLNYTLLFLPWIIWLTRVSYSDITIYLENDSGLCLSFLQFSPLADLIMYVFMRKGAVDKLLACLCCCKMIEEQQGQITTEELNSV